The proteins below are encoded in one region of Bacteroides uniformis:
- a CDS encoding beta-glucosidase — MKNLIALTLLLGGSTLLCAQKPAKTPATYKPVKSEMYRKGWIDFNKNGVKDVYEDPSAPLEARIENLLQQMTLDEKTCQMVTLYGYKRVLKDDLPTPEWKELLWKDGIGAIDEHLNGFQQWGLPPSDNAYVWPASRHAWALNEVQRFFVEDTRLGIPVDFTNEGIRGVESYRATNFPTQLGLGHTWNRELIRQVGLITGREARMLGYTNVYAPILDVGRDQRWGRYEEVYGESPYLVAELGIEMVRGLQHNHQVAATGKHFAAYSNNKGAREGMARVDPQMSPREVENIHIYPFKRVIREAGMLGVMSSYNDYDGIPVQGSYYWLTTRLRGEMGFRGYVVSDSDAVEYLYTKHGTAKDMKEAVRQSVEAGLNVRCTFRSPDSFVLPLRELVKEGGLSEEVINDRVRDILRVKFLIGLFDAPYQTDLADADREVEKEENEAIALQASRESIVLLKNAGELLPLDINSTKKIAVCGPNANEEGYALTHYGPLAVEVTTVLEGIQEKTKGKAEVLYTKGCDLVDAHWPESEIIDYPLTDDEQAEIDKAVENARQADVAIVVLGGGQRTCGENKSRTSLDLPGRQLQLLQAIQATGKPVVLILINGRPLSINWADKFVPAILEAWYPGSKGGTALADILFGDYNPGGKLTVTFPKTVGQIPFNFPCKPSSQIDGGKNPGPTGNMSRINGALYPFGYGLSYTTFEYSDLDITPRVITPNESATVRLKVTNTGKRAGDEVVQLYIRDVLSSITTYEKNLAGFQRIHLEPGEAQELSFTIDRKHLELLDADMKWVVEPGDFVLMAGASSEDIRLNGTLTVEDYQTRAKAIEAQKPAKRVSASTNPEDAENVLDEKINTAWQGNKGDYITFALKNGAKVDKVAIAFTRDNNLPATFEIQLSGGGGQFLTVYSGTVSEYGKLISYPFKGTTASDLRIVLNDDRVSIAEVKF; from the coding sequence ATGAAGAACCTTATTGCCCTAACCCTGCTGCTTGGAGGAAGCACACTGCTCTGCGCACAAAAGCCTGCCAAAACACCGGCAACCTACAAGCCGGTGAAAAGTGAAATGTACCGCAAAGGTTGGATAGACTTCAACAAAAACGGAGTGAAAGACGTGTACGAAGACCCCTCCGCCCCGCTCGAAGCACGCATCGAAAACCTGCTGCAACAGATGACGCTGGACGAAAAGACCTGCCAAATGGTCACCCTCTACGGCTACAAACGCGTACTGAAAGACGACCTCCCCACCCCCGAATGGAAAGAGCTGCTCTGGAAAGACGGTATCGGCGCCATCGACGAACACCTGAACGGCTTCCAGCAATGGGGGCTGCCTCCCTCGGACAATGCCTACGTCTGGCCCGCCTCGCGCCACGCCTGGGCACTGAACGAGGTGCAACGGTTCTTTGTGGAAGATACCCGTCTCGGCATCCCCGTAGACTTTACCAACGAAGGCATACGCGGCGTGGAAAGCTACCGCGCCACCAACTTCCCCACCCAACTGGGACTGGGACATACCTGGAACCGTGAACTGATTCGCCAAGTAGGACTCATCACCGGACGCGAAGCCCGCATGCTGGGCTACACCAACGTCTACGCCCCCATCCTCGACGTAGGACGCGACCAGCGCTGGGGACGCTACGAAGAAGTTTACGGCGAATCTCCCTACCTCGTAGCCGAACTGGGCATCGAAATGGTGCGCGGCTTGCAGCACAACCACCAAGTGGCCGCCACCGGCAAGCACTTTGCCGCTTACAGTAACAACAAAGGCGCCCGCGAAGGCATGGCACGCGTGGACCCGCAAATGTCGCCGCGCGAAGTGGAAAACATACACATCTACCCCTTCAAACGCGTCATCCGGGAAGCTGGCATGCTGGGCGTAATGAGTTCGTACAACGATTACGACGGCATCCCCGTGCAGGGCAGCTACTACTGGCTCACCACCCGCCTGCGTGGCGAAATGGGATTCCGTGGCTACGTCGTATCCGACAGTGACGCCGTAGAATACCTCTACACCAAGCACGGCACCGCCAAAGACATGAAAGAAGCCGTCCGCCAAAGCGTGGAAGCCGGACTGAACGTACGCTGCACCTTCCGCTCGCCCGACTCCTTCGTCCTTCCCCTCCGCGAACTGGTGAAGGAAGGCGGACTGAGCGAAGAAGTCATCAACGACCGCGTGCGCGACATCCTTCGGGTAAAGTTCCTCATCGGTCTGTTCGATGCCCCCTATCAGACAGACCTTGCCGATGCCGACCGTGAAGTGGAAAAAGAAGAGAACGAAGCCATTGCCTTGCAGGCATCCCGCGAGTCCATCGTTCTGCTGAAGAATGCCGGTGAACTATTGCCCTTAGACATCAACTCCACCAAGAAGATTGCCGTCTGTGGTCCCAATGCCAATGAAGAAGGCTACGCGCTGACCCATTACGGCCCACTTGCCGTAGAAGTGACCACTGTGCTGGAAGGCATTCAAGAAAAGACAAAAGGCAAGGCAGAGGTGCTCTACACCAAAGGCTGCGACCTGGTGGACGCCCACTGGCCCGAAAGTGAAATCATAGACTATCCGCTGACCGACGACGAACAAGCCGAGATAGACAAAGCCGTAGAAAATGCCCGTCAAGCTGATGTTGCCATCGTAGTATTGGGCGGCGGACAACGCACCTGCGGCGAAAACAAATCGCGCACCAGCCTCGACCTGCCCGGTCGGCAGTTGCAACTGCTTCAAGCCATACAAGCCACGGGCAAGCCCGTCGTACTGATACTCATCAACGGACGCCCGCTCTCCATCAACTGGGCAGACAAGTTCGTCCCCGCTATCCTCGAAGCCTGGTATCCCGGCTCCAAAGGCGGAACAGCCCTGGCCGACATCCTCTTCGGCGACTACAACCCCGGTGGAAAGCTGACGGTGACCTTCCCCAAGACCGTAGGGCAAATCCCCTTCAACTTCCCCTGCAAACCTTCTTCACAGATAGACGGCGGTAAGAATCCGGGACCTACGGGCAACATGTCACGCATCAACGGAGCACTCTACCCCTTCGGTTACGGCTTGAGCTACACCACCTTCGAGTACTCCGACCTCGACATCACCCCCCGAGTCATCACCCCGAACGAGTCTGCCACCGTCCGCCTGAAGGTGACCAACACCGGCAAACGTGCCGGAGATGAAGTAGTGCAGCTCTATATCCGCGACGTACTGAGCAGCATCACCACCTACGAAAAGAATCTTGCAGGCTTCCAGCGCATCCACCTCGAACCGGGCGAAGCCCAGGAGCTGTCCTTCACCATCGACCGCAAGCACCTGGAGCTTCTGGACGCTGACATGAAATGGGTGGTGGAACCCGGCGACTTCGTGCTCATGGCCGGCGCCTCTTCCGAAGACATCCGCCTGAACGGAACGCTGACCGTAGAAGACTACCAGACCCGTGCCAAAGCCATTGAAGCCCAAAAACCAGCAAAGCGTGTGAGTGCCAGCACCAACCCAGAGGATGCCGAAAACGTGCTCGACGAAAAAATCAATACCGCATGGCAAGGAAATAAGGGAGATTATATTACCTTTGCCTTAAAGAACGGAGCCAAGGTAGATAAAGTTGCCATTGCCTTTACACGTGACAACAACCTGCCGGCAACCTTCGAAATCCAGCTCTCGGGCGGTGGCGGACAGTTCCTCACCGTATATTCGGGCACCGTCAGCGAATACGGCAAACTGATTTCCTATCCGTTCAAAGGCACTACCGCCAGCGACCTCCGCATCGTGCTGAACGATGACCGCGTCAGTATTGCCGAAGTTAAATTTTAA
- a CDS encoding lactonase family protein produces the protein MKTLLFCMLGLGLTACGSSPKGTNGDQDELAMLIGTYTNGSSKGIYTFRFNQETGTAVPLSSAALPNPSYLVPSEDGEFVYAVSEMNDSTAALSSLAFDRETGELRLLNTVPTFGADPCYVATNGREVLTANYSGGTMSVFPLQKDGTLAPADTLFQGSATGPDAIRQATPHIHCTVFSPDGKYIFATDFSADRILRFVMHPDNPIPHASLEAVGIEADSGPRHLTFSPNGKFAYLITELSGKVIAFSYDDGCLEQIQTITADTVAARGSADIHLSPDGKYLYASNRLKEDGIAIFAVNPENGTLAKVGYQPTGIHPRNFNITPNGKYLLAACRDSNVIQVYKRNEVTGLLEDTHQDIVVDMPVCVQFVSSVNNL, from the coding sequence ATGAAAACACTTCTTTTCTGTATGCTCGGATTAGGTTTGACAGCATGTGGCTCTTCTCCAAAGGGCACTAACGGTGACCAGGACGAACTCGCCATGCTAATAGGTACTTACACGAATGGCTCAAGCAAGGGTATCTATACCTTCCGCTTTAATCAGGAGACGGGAACAGCCGTTCCGCTCAGTTCAGCGGCATTGCCCAATCCCTCCTACCTCGTCCCCTCGGAAGATGGCGAATTTGTCTATGCCGTCAGTGAAATGAACGACAGCACAGCAGCCCTCAGCTCCCTTGCCTTCGACCGGGAAACGGGAGAACTGCGCCTGCTGAACACCGTTCCCACCTTCGGCGCCGACCCCTGCTACGTGGCCACCAATGGCCGGGAAGTGTTGACTGCCAACTACAGCGGTGGAACCATGTCCGTCTTTCCTTTACAGAAAGACGGCACTTTGGCTCCTGCAGACACGCTCTTTCAAGGCTCTGCCACCGGTCCCGACGCCATACGGCAAGCCACTCCCCACATCCATTGCACGGTCTTTTCACCGGACGGAAAGTATATCTTCGCCACCGACTTCAGTGCCGACCGCATCCTGCGCTTTGTGATGCACCCCGACAACCCTATTCCTCATGCTTCTCTGGAAGCCGTTGGCATTGAGGCAGATTCCGGCCCGCGCCATCTGACATTCAGCCCTAACGGGAAGTTTGCCTATCTCATCACCGAACTGTCCGGTAAGGTCATTGCCTTCAGTTACGACGACGGCTGCCTGGAACAGATACAGACTATCACAGCCGACACCGTAGCCGCCCGTGGAAGTGCAGACATCCACCTCAGTCCGGATGGGAAATACCTCTACGCCAGCAACCGTCTGAAAGAAGACGGCATCGCCATCTTTGCCGTGAATCCCGAAAATGGGACCTTGGCAAAGGTAGGTTATCAGCCCACCGGCATCCATCCCCGCAACTTCAACATCACGCCCAACGGTAAATACTTGCTTGCCGCCTGCCGCGACAGCAATGTCATTCAGGTATACAAACGAAACGAAGTTACCGGACTCTTGGAAGATACTCATCAGGACATTGTAGTCGACATGCCGGTTTGCGTACAGTTCGTCAGCTCTGTTAATAATTTATAA